A genomic window from Sulfurimonas sp. includes:
- a CDS encoding DUF262 domain-containing protein, with protein sequence MAKIKSKYTEEEQNKIQEQINTESGLYDYMSKDYPFEVIESKFGDEGDEKATLYVPEYQREFVWDPKKQSRFIESVLLGVPLTPFLVSEDENGRLEIIDGSQRIRTLIAFHEDKLRLRGLEKLDKINGAKFKDLPKKAQTYFNNRDFKIIITDEAEKQVKQDIFNRINTSSEALTDSEIRKGAYAGNFYTMILELKDNQAFKAVCPISETKELRGEYEELILRFFSYIDRYQEFKHDVANFLNDYLDEMNEQIFDKDLYLKSFNDMVNFINKNFPLGFRKEASNNSTPRVRFEAISVGVHLALKENPSLTNPNMDWLESEGFKNQTTSDASNNPNRLKNRIEFVRDGLLGRLTPDRLING encoded by the coding sequence ATGGCGAAAATTAAAAGTAAATATACTGAAGAAGAGCAAAACAAAATTCAAGAACAAATAAATACTGAGTCTGGTTTGTATGACTATATGTCCAAAGATTATCCATTTGAGGTAATTGAATCAAAATTTGGAGATGAAGGCGATGAAAAAGCAACTCTTTATGTTCCTGAATATCAAAGAGAATTTGTTTGGGATCCAAAAAAGCAATCAAGATTTATCGAATCAGTTTTATTGGGTGTGCCATTAACTCCTTTTTTAGTGTCTGAAGATGAAAATGGGAGATTGGAAATTATTGATGGTTCGCAAAGAATTAGAACATTAATAGCATTTCATGAAGACAAATTACGATTAAGGGGTCTTGAAAAACTTGATAAAATTAATGGTGCTAAGTTTAAAGACTTACCTAAAAAAGCACAAACTTACTTTAATAATAGGGATTTCAAAATTATCATTACAGATGAAGCAGAAAAACAAGTTAAGCAAGATATATTTAACAGAATAAATACAAGTAGTGAAGCTTTAACTGATAGTGAAATACGAAAAGGAGCATATGCTGGGAATTTTTATACAATGATTCTTGAATTAAAAGATAATCAAGCATTTAAAGCAGTTTGTCCAATTTCTGAAACTAAAGAGCTAAGAGGAGAATATGAGGAGTTAATTTTGAGGTTTTTTTCATATATTGATAGATATCAAGAATTTAAACATGATGTAGCAAATTTTTTAAATGATTATCTTGATGAAATGAATGAGCAAATTTTTGATAAAGATTTATATTTAAAATCATTTAACGATATGGTTAATTTTATTAACAAAAATTTTCCTTTAGGATTTAGAAAAGAAGCTAGCAATAATTCAACTCCACGAGTAAGGTTTGAGGCAATATCAGTAGGTGTTCATTTAGCATTAAAAGAAAATCCATCTTTAACTAATCCAAATATGGACTGGCTAGAGTCTGAAGGTTTTAAAAATCAAACTACTTCGGATGCAAGCAATAACCCTAATAGATTAAAAAATAGAATAGAGTTTGTAAGAGATGGTTTGTTGGGTCGATTAACGCCTGATAGGTTGATTAATGGTTAG
- a CDS encoding MAE_28990/MAE_18760 family HEPN-like nuclease — translation MVSTKSDFEQRKDEIDEYFSFLEILNNENVSLKYSDINGIKNIQISQKLHKIFIANTFLLLYNIVESTVRNSIVEIYNKIQDDEVSYKYLSEKIKQIWLHKKRKAFIVKDEGDESIEKKLQNIIEEIINTEIIVLTEKDIYISGNIDAQEIRNLANKIGFEISRDGRHLEDIKVKRNRLAHGEQTFYEIGKDFTYNELNNYKQNTFEHLEDVIEKIEKFINEKKYQIAV, via the coding sequence ATGGTTAGCACAAAAAGTGATTTTGAACAAAGAAAAGATGAAATTGATGAGTACTTTTCATTCCTTGAAATACTTAACAACGAAAATGTATCACTTAAGTATAGCGATATTAATGGTATCAAAAATATTCAAATATCTCAAAAACTTCACAAAATATTTATAGCGAATACTTTTTTGCTTTTATACAATATTGTTGAATCAACAGTCAGGAATTCGATAGTTGAAATTTACAACAAAATTCAAGATGATGAAGTTAGTTATAAATATTTATCAGAAAAAATAAAACAAATTTGGCTTCATAAGAAAAGAAAAGCTTTTATTGTTAAAGATGAAGGAGATGAAAGTATTGAAAAAAAACTTCAAAATATTATTGAAGAAATAATTAATACTGAAATTATAGTTTTGACTGAAAAAGACATTTACATTTCAGGAAATATTGATGCACAAGAAATTAGGAATTTAGCCAATAAAATAGGATTTGAAATTTCAAGAGATGGTAGGCATCTTGAAGATATTAAAGTTAAACGAAATCGTCTTGCACATGGTGAACAAACTTTTTATGAAATAGGAAAAGATTTTACATATAATGAACTAAATAATTACAAACAAAATACTTTCGAGCATTTAGAAGATGTTATTGAAAAAATAGAAAAATTTATTAATGAAAAAAAGTATCAAATTGCCGTATAA
- the miaA gene encoding tRNA (adenosine(37)-N6)-dimethylallyltransferase MiaA — translation MIQLAIIGPTASGKSDLAIKVAKKINAYILSIDSLSIYKEIDIVSAKPSKCELQEIRHFGIDVLYPNEYFSVDIFIRLYKEVMQKCQDESKNLIIVGGTSFYLKMLVDGLSNIPKIDDATKKRVEKRLLNLQESYDFLYTLDKQYMQNISQNDRYRIEKALLIYEASGLTPSEWFRQNPPKPVIENLPIYNIEVEREVLRERIKKRTQKMYEGGLIDEICRLEQRYTRLPHSMSSIGIIEVLEYLDGKVTKDEMCENISTHTAQLAKRQQTFNRTQFEGVISAPLEELEEIII, via the coding sequence ATGATTCAACTAGCTATCATCGGTCCAACTGCTTCGGGAAAAAGTGACTTAGCCATTAAAGTCGCTAAAAAAATCAACGCTTATATACTCTCCATAGATTCTCTTAGCATCTACAAAGAGATAGACATCGTCTCTGCAAAACCCTCTAAATGCGAACTCCAAGAGATTAGGCATTTCGGTATAGATGTTTTATACCCGAATGAGTACTTTAGTGTTGATATATTTATAAGACTTTACAAAGAGGTAATGCAAAAGTGCCAAGACGAGAGTAAAAACCTCATCATCGTCGGCGGAACTTCCTTTTATCTAAAAATGCTTGTTGATGGACTCTCAAACATCCCAAAGATAGATGATGCAACAAAAAAAAGAGTTGAAAAAAGGCTGCTTAATCTGCAAGAGAGTTATGATTTTTTATATACTTTAGATAAACAATATATGCAAAACATCTCTCAAAATGACAGATATAGGATAGAAAAAGCTCTTCTTATATATGAAGCCTCAGGTTTGACTCCAAGCGAATGGTTTAGGCAAAATCCGCCAAAACCGGTTATAGAGAATCTACCTATCTATAACATTGAGGTTGAAAGAGAAGTTTTGCGAGAGAGGATAAAAAAACGCACCCAAAAGATGTACGAGGGCGGACTTATAGATGAAATATGCCGCCTAGAACAGCGATACACAAGACTCCCTCATTCTATGAGTTCAATAGGAATCATAGAAGTTTTGGAGTATCTTGATGGCAAAGTCACAAAAGATGAGATGTGTGAAAATATCTCCACCCACACCGCCCAGCTTGCAAAACGACAGCAGACTTTTAACCGCACTCAGTTTGAGGGTGTTATAAGTGCGCCGCTTGAGGAGTTGGAAGAAATTATCATTTGA
- the mqnP gene encoding menaquinone biosynthesis prenyltransferase MqnP, whose product MQKYINKLKDFNELVMFEHSIFSLPFIFIAMIVAADGWFGFTLLILGALAAVSARNFAMGLNRFADRDIDALNPRTMSRPNVDGRLDASSILIFIAVNAFAFVGVAYLINSLAFYLSFPILFILGSYSYFKRFSSLAHIVLGMSLGLAPIAGVVAVSAEITAWSVMLSLGVIFWVAGFDLLYSLQDMDFDREKGLHSIPSKYGSDATLKISAFFHMLTVIFWVLFVWVAGLGVFAYTAVALSTFMLGYEHYLVRKDFTKIDRAFFTVNGYLGIAFFILIVLDEVIL is encoded by the coding sequence TTGCAAAAATATATAAATAAACTCAAAGATTTTAATGAACTGGTTATGTTTGAACACTCTATCTTTTCACTTCCTTTTATTTTTATAGCTATGATAGTGGCGGCTGATGGCTGGTTTGGTTTTACTCTGCTTATTTTAGGAGCGCTTGCGGCGGTGAGTGCTAGAAATTTTGCAATGGGGTTAAACAGATTTGCAGACAGAGACATAGATGCACTCAACCCTAGAACTATGTCAAGACCGAATGTTGACGGGCGGCTTGATGCTTCATCTATATTAATTTTTATTGCGGTAAATGCTTTTGCTTTTGTCGGTGTGGCATATCTAATAAATTCTTTGGCATTTTATCTTAGTTTTCCGATACTCTTTATTTTAGGGAGTTACTCATATTTTAAAAGGTTCTCATCTTTGGCACATATAGTGTTAGGGATGTCGCTTGGGCTTGCTCCTATTGCGGGTGTTGTTGCTGTAAGTGCCGAGATAACTGCTTGGTCGGTTATGCTTAGTTTGGGAGTAATATTTTGGGTTGCAGGCTTTGATTTGCTATACTCTTTGCAAGATATGGATTTTGACAGAGAAAAAGGGTTGCACTCTATTCCCTCAAAATACGGCTCCGACGCAACACTTAAAATTTCGGCTTTTTTTCATATGTTAACCGTAATTTTTTGGGTACTGTTTGTCTGGGTTGCAGGGCTTGGAGTATTTGCTTATACTGCTGTAGCTTTAAGTACTTTTATGCTCGGCTATGAACACTATTTAGTTAGAAAAGATTTTACTAAGATTGACCGTGCTTTTTTTACGGTAAACGGTTATCTCGGTATTGCTTTTTTTATTTTAATCGTATTGGATGAGGTGATATTATGA